Proteins encoded together in one Bacteroidota bacterium window:
- a CDS encoding T9SS type A sorting domain-containing protein has translation MKNFYSLMNKTLLFFIASLFSLSAFAQPLSGLKNIPGDYASIALAVTSLNSNGVDAPGVTFNVTAGHTESGLIPMITATGSSAAPIVFQKAGVGNNPIITAGIGTSTTLDGIIRLSGTDYITFDGIDVQENGANTDATTRMEWGYALLKTSETDGCQYVTIKNSNITLNKAHTLSTGIYVANHTPVVTTNLVVSNVSGTSSFNKFFSNTISNVYEGIKVTGYGTTTVINFHDVFNEIGVEGGNLITNFGGGTVASNGIYTKYQNSLKVIGNTINGGNGTAAILQGIHIDVAASASAEIKGNTVTINGGGTFHAMRGIHNQSGITPDGNTITIDNNSIINCTYSTATSAIFQGILNTAGADVVNITNNTISNFSYSGTGLLHGIQNTSTNATPINITGNTISDITRASAASGIIYVVQATTGLINFSTNNIFNISQSGTSVVYGYYNFGSPTLENYIGNNIYNISSLGTGAVAGIYVNTLAASVRTVTSNKIYSLSTQGTTVYGYYGAASNQVTFSRNRISDLTSNSTTTSTVNGIHIASGNHTIQNNIIGNLFAPTTASLVAVNGIQIAGGTAHNLYYNSIHLNASTSAGGDYGSSGIFISSTSATLVVNLKNNVVVNKSTPQGLGRTVALRKANTNLDQISASTSNNLYYSGVPSAANVIYFDGTNYDELLSAYKTRVSPKEKASVTEDPSFLSLTSSSVNFLRPNATIQTKIESGAFEIAGVTNDYYTPGIRTGYPLAAQVNGAGFKPDLGAIEGDYSIFPVIDIGITNLAAPMMPKCLGTAETISFRLSNFSSSPIDFSVDPVTIESAATNTSNVTTTFAPVVLNSGTLAGGGTMNIAVSLSYDMSEEGVYSFTASSATPEDNNVANDTLVNKLVEVGAGAASATELAICATKETTLFLTGNSASSIQWESSNDGLAPWTAETGTGNNTASYTVSPMATKYYRAVVCGNMISDTVLIDVTFVPSPVASDVTRCGEGPITITATSNNPVNWYDAPVEGNLIDTGLVFNRYMTASNTFFAQAMDGGSGPETAGKLAPSLTTSTSGNAWGLVFNVVNQDMTLNSVKINSVGATAGTMSVELRSSTGVLIETVGPFAYAAGTTANPTIVTLPLNLNIPVGTGYRLQSAAMSGGSVIRETSGNTYPYTSPSGNVSITSGFITNPGSASYYWFYDWNVTSGCVSERVPVMVTVTPAPQVFASVSDSLLCQGDSTTLTATSVNSDYTYSWSLMDSTTSISGASVNVAPASDAIYIVTGVDSDDCFAVDTVKVYVNPMPQIAAIANDSSVCKTNSVQLDVTNLPLFNAPVGTGTITNGNQSYPTPYGNYYWGSKHQMLIRASELTAAGILPGPISSLSFDVTNVNSCPALENYEIKIGNSSLTVLTSTFETVNTSVFFSASYLPVVGLNEHVFSSAFVWDGVSSILVETCFNNSSYLVNGNASVNSTDVGYNTVNRNQGDNATICSNLLTGTLHTVRPNMKFMQNFQCDFAWSPSAGLSDATVQNPIATPENTTTYNVIATHPITGCTSSSSVTIVIIPGADVTFSVTDISCNNANDGAMSFVQNDTASITYVWAHDIAETATSLTGLMAGNYNLIITKTSNGCMMEFEHMMVDPDVISLSTSANDATCFGIASGEAFVNASGGTPGYSYNWNTMPAQTLSNATSLAAGTYQVTVTDENGCVEISSILVGEKDQIIIASNLNNVLCFGGNAGSITTNSTGGTGTHEYSWSHDANNTSSSAANLTANSYTLTVTDDNNCTVSEMFIVSEPTQIAGVITTQDETCAGSNNGQATVNASGGTGFYAYLWNNTSGQTGSTASNLAPGVYPVKITDSNGCESMESATVGVGNSAPTADFTFSAVENTVSFTSTGLGATSYSWNFGDGSPISSVQNPVHSYADYGNYSVTLIVTNNCGVAYTQVQLVTTGIADHNEAYTFDIFPNPTSDLVNIKFTGLQTKNLTVKVISYNGQLIVNDQLNNFTGVYNNSLNLRNYASGIYTVQVVTDNGIITKRIVLSK, from the coding sequence ATGAAAAATTTCTATTCTTTAATGAATAAAACTCTGTTGTTCTTTATTGCCAGTTTATTTTCATTATCGGCATTTGCACAACCTCTTTCAGGGTTAAAAAACATTCCCGGAGATTACGCAAGCATTGCCTTAGCAGTCACCTCGCTTAATTCCAATGGAGTAGATGCACCTGGTGTAACTTTTAATGTTACTGCAGGCCATACTGAATCGGGATTAATTCCAATGATTACTGCAACTGGAAGCTCTGCGGCTCCTATTGTATTTCAAAAGGCAGGAGTTGGTAATAACCCGATTATTACAGCTGGTATAGGTACGAGCACTACCCTGGATGGAATTATTCGTTTATCAGGTACTGATTACATCACTTTTGATGGTATTGATGTTCAGGAAAATGGTGCAAATACTGATGCAACTACACGCATGGAATGGGGCTATGCATTGTTAAAAACATCTGAAACGGATGGTTGCCAGTATGTAACGATTAAGAATTCTAACATTACCCTTAATAAGGCTCATACCCTTTCCACAGGTATTTATGTGGCAAATCACACTCCTGTTGTAACTACCAACCTGGTTGTTTCAAATGTATCTGGAACCAGTTCTTTTAATAAATTTTTCTCAAACACTATTTCCAACGTTTATGAGGGAATAAAAGTAACTGGTTATGGAACCACAACGGTTATAAATTTCCATGATGTGTTTAATGAAATTGGTGTTGAAGGAGGAAACTTAATTACCAATTTTGGAGGTGGAACAGTAGCATCAAACGGTATTTATACCAAGTATCAAAATAGTTTGAAAGTTATTGGGAATACCATTAACGGAGGCAACGGGACGGCTGCGATATTGCAAGGTATTCACATTGATGTGGCTGCATCTGCTTCTGCAGAAATAAAAGGTAATACAGTTACCATTAATGGTGGAGGAACATTTCATGCAATGCGAGGTATACATAATCAATCTGGAATTACTCCAGATGGAAATACAATTACTATTGATAATAACTCAATAATAAATTGTACTTATTCTACAGCAACTTCTGCTATTTTTCAAGGAATATTAAATACAGCAGGAGCGGATGTTGTGAACATTACTAACAATACAATTTCTAACTTTTCATATTCTGGTACAGGTTTATTGCATGGAATCCAAAATACAAGCACAAATGCAACACCAATAAATATTACTGGAAACACCATTTCAGACATCACCCGGGCTTCCGCAGCTTCAGGTATTATATATGTTGTACAAGCCACTACCGGATTAATTAATTTCAGCACGAACAACATTTTTAACATTAGTCAATCGGGAACAAGTGTTGTTTATGGGTATTATAACTTTGGTTCCCCAACCCTGGAGAATTATATAGGAAATAATATTTATAATATTTCAAGTTTAGGAACAGGGGCAGTGGCAGGTATTTATGTCAATACTTTAGCGGCAAGTGTTAGGACAGTTACATCCAACAAAATTTATTCTCTTTCAACTCAGGGAACTACTGTTTATGGATATTATGGTGCAGCCTCTAACCAGGTAACATTTAGCAGGAACAGAATTTCGGATCTTACTTCCAATTCTACAACCACTTCTACAGTTAATGGTATTCATATAGCTTCAGGAAACCATACTATTCAAAACAATATAATTGGAAATCTTTTTGCTCCTACAACTGCAAGTTTAGTAGCAGTAAACGGAATACAAATTGCAGGTGGTACTGCTCACAATTTATATTATAACTCTATTCACCTCAATGCTTCTACAAGTGCTGGAGGAGATTATGGTTCAAGCGGAATTTTCATTAGTTCAACTTCTGCAACTTTGGTTGTTAATTTAAAAAACAATGTGGTGGTAAATAAATCAACTCCACAAGGATTGGGAAGGACAGTTGCACTTAGAAAAGCAAATACAAATCTTGATCAAATAAGTGCTTCAACCAGCAATAATCTTTATTATTCGGGGGTTCCATCAGCTGCCAATGTAATTTATTTTGATGGAACTAATTATGATGAATTATTATCTGCTTATAAAACAAGAGTTTCTCCAAAGGAAAAAGCTTCTGTTACAGAAGATCCTTCTTTTTTGAGCTTAACTTCCTCATCTGTTAATTTTTTAAGACCAAATGCAACCATTCAAACAAAAATAGAGAGTGGAGCTTTTGAGATTGCAGGAGTAACAAATGATTATTACACACCTGGTATAAGAACAGGATATCCTTTGGCCGCGCAGGTAAATGGAGCTGGATTTAAACCGGATCTTGGTGCCATTGAAGGTGATTATTCTATATTCCCGGTTATTGATATTGGAATTACCAATTTGGCAGCACCTATGATGCCAAAGTGTTTGGGTACTGCAGAAACCATATCTTTTAGACTTTCAAATTTTAGTTCTTCACCAATTGATTTTTCAGTTGATCCGGTAACCATTGAATCTGCAGCAACCAATACCTCTAATGTTACTACCACTTTTGCTCCTGTTGTTTTAAATTCAGGAACCCTTGCAGGAGGAGGTACAATGAATATTGCTGTTAGCTTATCTTATGATATGTCTGAGGAAGGGGTCTATTCATTTACTGCTTCTTCAGCAACTCCTGAGGATAATAATGTTGCTAATGATACCTTAGTAAATAAATTAGTTGAAGTAGGTGCTGGTGCAGCTTCAGCTACCGAACTTGCAATTTGTGCCACTAAGGAAACTACACTTTTCTTAACAGGTAATTCTGCCTCTTCCATTCAATGGGAAAGCAGCAACGATGGGCTTGCTCCCTGGACTGCTGAAACCGGAACAGGAAACAATACTGCATCCTATACTGTTTCTCCAATGGCTACTAAGTATTACCGTGCGGTGGTTTGTGGAAATATGATTTCAGATACTGTTTTAATTGATGTAACATTTGTTCCTAGCCCTGTTGCCTCAGATGTTACCCGTTGTGGTGAAGGTCCAATAACAATTACTGCAACTTCTAATAACCCGGTTAATTGGTATGATGCTCCGGTAGAAGGTAACTTAATTGACACAGGATTGGTATTTAATAGGTACATGACAGCTTCTAACACCTTTTTTGCTCAGGCAATGGATGGTGGATCTGGACCGGAAACAGCAGGGAAACTTGCACCAAGCCTTACAACATCAACTTCTGGAAATGCATGGGGATTAGTTTTTAATGTTGTTAATCAGGATATGACCTTAAATTCGGTTAAAATTAATTCTGTTGGTGCAACAGCTGGTACTATGAGCGTTGAATTAAGGAGCAGTACTGGAGTTTTAATAGAAACAGTTGGTCCTTTTGCCTACGCTGCTGGAACTACAGCCAATCCTACTATAGTTACTCTTCCACTTAATCTTAATATTCCTGTAGGCACAGGATATAGATTGCAATCTGCGGCAATGTCTGGAGGATCAGTAATACGTGAAACATCCGGTAATACTTATCCCTATACATCACCTAGTGGCAATGTTTCAATTACCAGTGGTTTTATTACTAATCCGGGAAGTGCATCTTATTATTGGTTTTATGATTGGAATGTAACCTCAGGTTGTGTAAGTGAAAGAGTTCCGGTAATGGTAACTGTTACTCCAGCTCCTCAGGTTTTTGCATCGGTTTCAGATTCTCTGCTTTGCCAGGGTGATTCTACTACACTTACAGCTACAAGCGTAAATAGTGACTATACTTATTCCTGGTCACTTATGGATAGTACTACCTCAATTTCAGGAGCTTCGGTAAATGTAGCTCCAGCTTCTGATGCAATTTACATTGTTACAGGTGTGGATTCTGATGATTGTTTTGCTGTTGATACTGTGAAGGTTTATGTTAACCCGATGCCTCAAATTGCAGCTATTGCAAACGACTCTTCGGTTTGTAAAACTAATTCCGTACAATTGGATGTAACCAATCTTCCTCTATTTAATGCACCTGTAGGAACAGGTACCATTACCAACGGAAATCAGTCTTATCCAACACCATATGGAAATTATTATTGGGGGTCAAAACATCAAATGCTGATTAGGGCTTCTGAATTAACAGCGGCAGGAATATTGCCTGGTCCTATCAGTTCTTTATCTTTTGATGTTACTAACGTAAATAGCTGTCCTGCACTTGAAAATTATGAAATAAAGATTGGAAATAGTTCTTTAACTGTTCTTACAAGTACGTTCGAAACAGTTAATACTTCTGTGTTCTTTAGTGCATCATATTTACCTGTTGTTGGTTTAAATGAACATGTATTTAGTTCTGCTTTTGTTTGGGACGGTGTATCTTCAATCCTTGTTGAAACATGCTTTAATAACTCTAGTTATTTAGTTAATGGGAATGCTAGCGTTAATTCAACAGATGTAGGCTATAATACTGTAAACCGTAACCAAGGAGATAATGCAACAATTTGTTCCAATTTGCTTACTGGAACATTGCATACTGTAAGACCAAATATGAAATTTATGCAAAATTTTCAGTGTGATTTTGCTTGGTCTCCTTCAGCAGGTTTATCTGATGCTACTGTGCAAAACCCGATAGCTACTCCAGAGAATACCACTACATATAATGTTATAGCAACTCACCCTATTACAGGCTGTACAAGTTCTTCATCCGTAACCATTGTAATTATACCTGGTGCAGATGTTACTTTTTCTGTAACTGATATTAGCTGTAATAATGCCAATGACGGAGCTATGTCCTTTGTGCAAAATGATACTGCTTCTATTACTTATGTATGGGCGCATGATATTGCCGAAACAGCTACTTCCCTTACTGGATTAATGGCTGGTAATTACAACTTAATAATAACTAAAACATCAAATGGTTGTATGATGGAATTTGAACACATGATGGTTGATCCTGATGTAATTTCACTTAGCACCTCTGCAAATGATGCAACTTGTTTTGGAATTGCCTCTGGTGAGGCTTTTGTAAATGCTTCTGGTGGTACTCCTGGTTATTCCTATAATTGGAATACTATGCCAGCTCAAACCCTTTCAAATGCTACAAGTTTAGCTGCAGGAACATATCAGGTGACTGTAACGGATGAGAACGGATGTGTTGAAATTTCTTCAATTTTAGTTGGAGAGAAGGATCAAATTATCATCGCTTCAAACCTTAACAATGTTTTATGTTTTGGTGGAAATGCTGGCAGTATTACTACAAATTCTACAGGAGGAACAGGTACTCATGAATACAGCTGGAGCCATGATGCAAACAATACAAGTTCTTCTGCTGCAAACCTAACTGCAAATTCATACACTTTAACAGTTACGGATGATAACAATTGCACGGTTTCTGAGATGTTTATAGTTTCAGAACCTACTCAGATTGCAGGAGTAATTACAACTCAGGACGAAACATGTGCAGGTTCAAATAATGGACAAGCAACTGTTAATGCCTCAGGAGGAACAGGATTTTATGCTTATTTATGGAATAATACTTCTGGTCAAACAGGTTCCACAGCTTCAAACCTTGCACCTGGAGTTTACCCTGTTAAAATTACCGATAGCAATGGTTGTGAAAGTATGGAAAGTGCTACTGTTGGAGTTGGGAATAGTGCTCCTACTGCTGATTTTACCTTCAGTGCAGTTGAAAATACAGTAAGCTTTACAAGTACAGGTTTGGGTGCAACTTCATACAGTTGGAATTTTGGTGATGGAAGCCCTATTTCCAGTGTTCAAAACCCTGTTCATTCTTACGCTGATTATGGAAATTATTCTGTAACCTTAATTGTAACCAATAATTGTGGTGTTGCTTATACCCAGGTTCAACTTGTAACTACGGGTATTGCTGATCATAATGAAGCCTATACTTTTGATATATTTCCAAATCCAACAAGCGATTTGGTTAATATTAAATTCACCGGTTTGCAAACTAAAAATTTAACCGTGAAAGTAATCAGCTACAATGGACAATTGATTGTAAATGATCAGTTGAATAATTTCACTGGTGTTTACAACAACAGCCTTAACTTGAGGAATTATGCTTCAGGTATTTATACCGTACAAGTAGTAACTGATAATGGAATTATTACTAAAAGGATAGTGCTTAGCAAATAA
- a CDS encoding choice-of-anchor L domain-containing protein, which produces MKKNILSVILLLFGLNGFTQPLSTANTMTPTQLVQNVLLGAGVSATNITFNGIAANSITVQAGTFNGATSNMGIANGVILATGNINVAQGPNNLGSAGTNVGTTTNDPDLCRITGPSNNCTNIRDKAILEFDFVPMGDSVKFRYVFGSEEYPEFVNSSFNDAFGFFLSGPGITGIYSNNAKNIALIPNTTTAVTINNVNNGNFSGCPTNQTGGACTNCQYYVNNCSGTTVQYDGFTTVLEAKSAVQCGQTYHIKIAISDLGDGSYDSGVFLEGGSFSSENIQIATTTVSGDSSVIEGCDTAMFAFIRPPGLINTSQTIYFTISGTAANGTDYVQIADSIVFTSGQAVNYLSIIPNTDGIFEGAESLIITVVQANSGCGNDTITALLYIVDEPDPVLALIPDSIVPCNATSIAIGPDISGGATPYTYNWSFGSTAPNPNIPFTGVAETYFLIVTDRCANKDTVNFLLEPAEFEFTATTLPDNCGDTTGVIETNVIVGQAPYTYSINNGSTFLPGPNLTDLLYGSYQVIGMDNFGCRDTVDVIIDEINVPRLDSIYLIGNDPTVEGCDTVTIVFSRSNYMGDTLVVHLNLDGTAISVVDYTVVPDSVLILPGNNTTSFTFIALADGLAEGNETFIIHVYQNTMGCGEDTITFLLNIADEPDPIVTVIPDSIVPCNTTSISVSANIVGGAEPYNYNWSYGEIVSNPNMPFTGIAETYYLVVSDRCGNKDSTTFNIAPTEFQFISTYSPATCGNDNGIIIPDPLNGESPYVYSIDNGIQFVPASDLVDLASGTYTIIGMDDFGCRDTISIEVLAIAPPTIDSVSISNNLCYGDSLGFAVVFPGEGQAGSTFTYLWDYLSQTNDTAFTLPVGSYLVTITETGPNGVVCIKDTTINVVSPTELILQSTVNLQPTCANNDGEIELTVIGGTPAYLYIHPITGEPNSGNIFNSLGQQAYEFVVTDTNGCSITVQETLIAGPNPQIDNIVTDSTSCGDFASGALYNDGSITINGSGVNTPFSYLINGTQQSSSNVFNNLPPGTYVVTFIDNVGCSVNETVTISSPTLINETVSYTGTTCVDKNDGTASIVSLNGGTPTYTISWSNAQSGTMANNLSQGSYTYSILDLAGCTKTGTVNIPAATGIQTTLTGNIATCGHLDGQIKVNANGGTPSYQYSIDGTDYQSQDLLTGFGSGYYNVYIKDQNNCIVSKSIIINQELGIEANFDYTIVVPTIDNESPMSVNFNNLSTGASSYSWTFGDGTENSILENPQHIYKQNGVYQISLLACYTNACCDTILSSIEVLDTLFIPNIFTPNGDGKNEVFTVKNANLKTIHATIYNRWGLKIYEWDDPKGYWNGKNNSGSDCSDGTYFYIISNLERSDGKKYPITSGTVTLFR; this is translated from the coding sequence ATGAAAAAAAACATACTCTCTGTAATCCTATTGTTGTTTGGTTTAAATGGTTTTACACAACCTCTGTCCACTGCCAATACAATGACCCCTACTCAACTAGTTCAAAATGTACTTTTGGGTGCTGGTGTTAGTGCAACCAATATCACTTTTAATGGAATAGCAGCAAATAGCATTACAGTTCAGGCTGGAACTTTTAATGGTGCAACTTCTAACATGGGTATTGCAAATGGGGTAATATTAGCAACAGGAAATATAAATGTGGCACAAGGACCAAATAATTTGGGTAGTGCAGGGACAAATGTGGGAACAACAACAAATGATCCTGATTTATGCAGGATTACCGGGCCAAGTAATAATTGCACCAACATTCGTGATAAAGCAATTCTTGAATTTGATTTTGTTCCTATGGGCGATTCTGTAAAATTCCGCTATGTTTTCGGATCAGAGGAATATCCTGAATTTGTTAATTCATCCTTTAATGATGCTTTTGGATTCTTTCTAAGTGGCCCTGGTATTACTGGGATTTATTCAAACAATGCTAAAAATATTGCCCTAATTCCCAATACAACTACTGCTGTTACTATAAACAATGTAAATAATGGTAATTTTAGCGGTTGTCCTACAAACCAAACTGGAGGCGCTTGTACAAACTGCCAGTATTATGTAAACAATTGTAGTGGAACAACTGTACAATATGATGGTTTCACTACAGTACTGGAGGCTAAGTCTGCTGTACAATGTGGTCAAACCTATCACATTAAAATTGCCATTTCTGATTTGGGTGATGGTAGTTATGATTCAGGAGTGTTTTTGGAAGGTGGAAGTTTCAGTTCCGAGAATATTCAAATAGCAACAACAACTGTAAGTGGTGATAGTTCAGTAATAGAAGGATGTGATACTGCAATGTTTGCTTTTATCAGGCCTCCAGGTCTTATTAACACCTCTCAAACTATCTATTTTACAATTTCAGGTACTGCTGCAAATGGTACTGACTATGTTCAAATTGCTGATAGTATTGTATTTACATCTGGTCAAGCCGTAAATTATTTATCAATTATTCCGAATACTGATGGGATTTTTGAAGGCGCAGAATCATTAATAATTACAGTTGTTCAGGCAAATTCAGGTTGTGGTAACGATACTATTACTGCACTTCTTTATATTGTGGATGAGCCTGACCCGGTACTTGCCCTCATCCCGGATTCCATAGTCCCTTGCAATGCCACTTCCATAGCCATAGGGCCTGATATATCCGGAGGAGCTACACCCTATACTTACAACTGGAGTTTCGGTTCAACTGCACCTAATCCCAATATTCCTTTTACTGGTGTAGCTGAAACTTATTTCCTTATTGTTACTGACCGCTGTGCAAATAAGGATACTGTTAATTTTTTATTAGAACCTGCTGAATTTGAATTTACTGCAACTACTCTACCAGATAATTGCGGTGATACAACCGGAGTTATTGAAACCAATGTTATAGTTGGCCAAGCCCCCTATACCTATAGTATTAACAACGGATCCACATTTTTACCCGGACCTAATCTTACAGATTTATTATATGGTTCCTACCAGGTTATAGGTATGGACAACTTTGGATGTAGAGATACTGTGGATGTAATTATTGATGAAATTAATGTTCCTCGTTTAGATAGTATTTATTTGATCGGAAATGACCCAACAGTAGAGGGTTGTGATACAGTTACAATTGTCTTTTCACGTTCAAATTATATGGGTGATACACTCGTAGTTCATTTGAACCTTGATGGTACTGCCATAAGTGTGGTTGATTATACAGTTGTTCCTGATAGTGTTCTGATTCTTCCTGGTAACAATACCACCTCATTTACTTTTATTGCATTGGCTGATGGATTGGCGGAAGGAAATGAAACCTTTATTATTCATGTGTACCAAAACACTATGGGCTGTGGTGAGGATACAATTACTTTCCTATTAAATATTGCTGATGAGCCTGATCCTATTGTTACTGTAATTCCTGATTCTATTGTCCCATGTAACACCACCTCAATATCTGTAAGTGCAAATATTGTTGGAGGTGCCGAGCCCTATAACTATAATTGGAGTTATGGAGAAATTGTTTCAAATCCAAATATGCCTTTTACAGGTATTGCAGAAACTTATTACCTTGTTGTTTCTGATCGTTGTGGAAATAAAGACTCAACAACATTTAATATTGCACCTACAGAATTTCAATTTATTTCTACTTATTCCCCTGCCACATGTGGTAATGATAATGGTATAATTATTCCTGATCCATTAAATGGCGAGAGTCCTTATGTTTATAGCATTGATAATGGAATTCAATTTGTTCCTGCATCTGATCTGGTTGATCTTGCTTCTGGAACTTATACAATAATTGGGATGGATGATTTTGGATGTAGGGATACTATATCCATAGAAGTTTTGGCAATAGCTCCACCTACAATTGATAGTGTAAGTATTTCCAATAATCTTTGTTATGGTGATTCACTGGGTTTTGCTGTTGTTTTCCCTGGCGAAGGTCAGGCAGGAAGTACCTTCACCTACTTATGGGATTACCTTTCTCAAACAAATGATACAGCTTTTACCTTGCCTGTTGGTTCATACCTAGTTACAATTACAGAAACAGGTCCAAATGGTGTAGTTTGTATCAAAGATACAACCATAAATGTTGTTTCTCCAACAGAATTAATTTTGCAAAGTACAGTAAATCTACAACCTACATGTGCAAACAATGATGGAGAAATTGAATTAACTGTAATTGGTGGTACACCTGCTTATTTATACATCCACCCCATTACAGGAGAACCTAATTCAGGAAACATCTTTAACTCATTGGGTCAACAAGCATATGAATTTGTTGTAACAGATACAAATGGTTGTTCTATAACTGTTCAGGAAACCTTAATAGCAGGCCCAAATCCTCAGATAGACAATATTGTTACTGATTCAACTTCTTGCGGAGATTTTGCTTCAGGGGCATTGTATAATGATGGTTCAATTACCATTAATGGATCTGGTGTTAATACTCCATTTTCTTATCTTATTAATGGAACTCAACAAAGCTCATCGAATGTATTTAACAATTTACCTCCGGGAACTTATGTTGTAACTTTTATTGACAATGTTGGTTGTTCGGTTAACGAAACAGTTACAATTAGTTCTCCTACGTTAATTAATGAAACTGTCTCCTATACCGGAACTACATGTGTTGACAAAAATGATGGAACTGCAAGCATTGTATCCTTAAATGGAGGAACTCCAACTTATACTATTAGCTGGTCAAATGCACAATCAGGAACAATGGCAAATAACCTATCACAAGGTTCATACACTTATTCAATTCTGGATTTGGCAGGTTGCACCAAAACAGGAACTGTTAATATTCCAGCAGCAACGGGCATTCAAACAACCCTTACAGGAAATATTGCAACTTGTGGTCATTTGGATGGTCAAATTAAGGTAAATGCAAATGGTGGTACTCCTTCTTACCAATATAGTATTGATGGAACTGATTATCAAAGCCAGGATTTACTTACTGGGTTTGGATCAGGTTATTATAATGTATATATAAAAGATCAGAATAATTGCATTGTTTCTAAATCCATTATTATTAATCAGGAATTGGGTATAGAGGCTAATTTTGATTATACTATAGTTGTTCCCACAATTGACAATGAATCTCCTATGTCAGTAAATTTTAATAATTTAAGCACCGGGGCTTCTAGTTATTCCTGGACATTTGGAGATGGTACAGAAAATTCAATTCTGGAAAACCCGCAACATATTTACAAACAAAATGGCGTTTATCAAATTTCTCTTTTAGCTTGTTATACAAACGCATGTTGCGATACCATTCTATCATCAATAGAAGTTTTAGACACTCTATTTATACCTAATATTTTTACACCTAATGGTGATGGAAAAAATGAAGTCTTTACCGTTAAAAACGCTAACCTGAAAACTATACATGCTACTATTTATAACCGATGGGGATTGAAAATTTATGAATGGGATGATCCAAAAGGATACTGGAATGGTAAAAACAATTCTGGCTCAGATTGTTCAGATGGAACCTACTTCTATATTATTTCAAACCTTGAACGATCAGACGGCAAGAAATATCCAATTACCAGCGGTACAGTTACCTTGTTTAGATAA